One window of Flavobacteriales bacterium genomic DNA carries:
- a CDS encoding CotH kinase family protein, with amino-acid sequence MRSTSLFAAILLAGSAFAQSAPSDSLFNTDQVVTIDLTFADTDFWSTLTADYVADLGATLTADVTITDNTGEHAYPQVEVDLKGNSSYGHPGNKKSFKIDFNDNVSGQKYHGMTKVHFNNCFKDPTFMRDKLFFDYARSQGVLAPRVVYANVYMNGTFWGFYDMVEAVDKNFLDRWVDDNDGNLFKAGDNFGSGGGTAADLAYYGDDPTSYYDRYELKTNETENDWSDLIALVQMLNTSPNADLVTQFPAQWEWQPMLRSLALDNLFANLDSYINSARNYYIYHDATTFTWNWIKWDGNEAFGSYTGGPGSGNLENLAPDYVASSRPLMTKLMGVPALYADYVEAYCTVLDDFTNAQLDPQIDLIKTLIESHVTADVHKQYTTAQFLANINNDINVGGGPGGGTIYGLKSFITARSNYLSNALDCSSVGVQELRSPVQLSVYPNPVTDVLNVILPTGYSGEDLRLLDALGRSMPVSCSGKSIDLSGLAGGVYMLTVTGASGQRAVRVVKN; translated from the coding sequence ATGAGATCCACATCCCTTTTCGCAGCTATCCTCTTGGCGGGATCGGCATTCGCACAATCCGCTCCCAGCGACAGTCTTTTCAATACCGACCAGGTGGTCACCATTGATCTTACGTTCGCTGACACGGACTTTTGGTCCACCCTCACTGCGGATTACGTCGCCGATCTGGGTGCGACCCTCACCGCCGACGTGACGATCACGGACAACACCGGGGAACATGCTTATCCCCAAGTGGAGGTGGACCTGAAAGGGAATAGCAGCTACGGCCATCCGGGCAATAAGAAGAGCTTCAAGATCGATTTCAATGACAACGTCAGTGGGCAGAAGTACCACGGTATGACGAAGGTGCATTTCAACAACTGCTTCAAGGACCCCACGTTCATGCGGGATAAGCTCTTCTTCGACTATGCCCGGTCGCAAGGCGTGTTGGCACCGCGTGTGGTATATGCGAACGTGTATATGAACGGCACCTTCTGGGGATTCTACGATATGGTGGAAGCGGTGGACAAGAACTTCCTGGACCGTTGGGTGGACGATAACGACGGGAACCTCTTCAAGGCCGGTGACAATTTCGGATCCGGGGGCGGTACCGCTGCTGATCTGGCCTACTACGGCGATGATCCCACCAGCTACTATGATCGCTATGAACTGAAGACCAATGAGACAGAGAACGACTGGAGCGACTTGATCGCTTTAGTGCAAATGCTCAACACCTCTCCCAATGCGGATCTGGTTACGCAATTCCCCGCCCAGTGGGAGTGGCAGCCGATGCTGCGGTCACTGGCCTTGGACAACCTCTTCGCCAACTTGGACAGCTACATCAATTCGGCGCGCAACTACTACATCTATCACGACGCCACCACGTTCACATGGAACTGGATCAAGTGGGATGGGAACGAGGCCTTCGGATCTTACACTGGTGGTCCGGGCAGTGGAAACCTGGAGAACCTGGCACCCGACTATGTGGCATCCTCACGCCCGTTGATGACGAAACTCATGGGCGTGCCTGCACTCTACGCTGACTACGTTGAGGCCTACTGCACGGTGCTGGATGATTTTACCAATGCTCAACTGGACCCGCAGATCGATCTTATAAAGACCTTGATCGAATCGCATGTGACCGCCGATGTACACAAGCAATACACCACCGCCCAATTTTTGGCCAACATCAACAACGACATCAACGTGGGCGGTGGCCCCGGTGGTGGCACCATATATGGGCTGAAGTCCTTCATCACGGCACGCTCGAACTACCTGAGCAATGCCTTGGATTGCAGCTCGGTGGGTGTTCAGGAGTTGAGAAGTCCCGTCCAACTCAGCGTGTATCCGAATCCCGTCACGGATGTACTGAACGTCATCCTTCCCACGGGCTATTCCGGTGAAGATCTGCGTTTGCTGGATGCTTTGGGCCGGTCCATGCCGGTGAGTTGTTCGGGCAAGAGCATCGATCTTTCCGGGTTGGCGGGCGGCGTCTATATGCTCACTGTGACGGGGGCTTCCGGGCAACGGGCCGTCCGGGTGGTGAAGAACTGA
- the scpA gene encoding methylmalonyl-CoA mutase, producing MSKGTLFADFPALDAAAWETLILKELKGKAPQSIAVTVESGTVLRPFATAENAANTNEMRRGIKRTGNGWRMTTDLRKARPSTNQLLLEDLMGGADSAVLSGAGEDVSKDLADVLFAGVDLQFTDGTPALVLWLLREAERQRVKSTELYCCAGLPLEEDARALRSAVEAYPHFRLFNIPAADHSLPATKAAVQQGKQLIERLLLQGFTIDDAAARIQFKLPLGDDLFTEIARLRAFRATWAEVVSGFNPEHACSQNTWLQAKVRYPADGEGHTDIIRVTLQAVSAVVAGCDGLTISPPQIPEGEGLARRVVRNIHHLLKDEGFLARVADPVGGAYIVEELTAVFAGELAMSHKPQATSSTEAQLVADGLKLEAEIPNREEIPLKSYYTASDTKGMEHIRFGAGAPPYLRGPYASMYTIRPWTIRQYAGFSTAEASNAFYRRNLAAGQMGLSVAFDLATHRGYDSDHPRVTGDVGKAGVAISSVEDMKILFDQIPLDKMSVSMTMNGAVLPIMAFFIVAAEEQGVARELLQGTIQNDILKEFMVRNTYIYPPAPSMRIVGDIFSYCAKKMPKFNCISISGYHMHEAGAPADLELAYTLADGIEYVRTGIAAGMEVDEFAGRLSFFWGIGMDLFMEVAKMRAGRILWAKMLKEVGAKDAKSLALRTHCQTSGWSLTAQDPFNNIARTTVEALAAVLGGTQSLHTNSLDEAIALPTDFSAKIARDTQLYLQKNSGITQFIDPLGGSYYLESLTNELVHKAWARIKEVEELGGMSKAIETGLPKMRIEEAAAKRQARIDTGKDHIIGVNAFVTEDETEMELLEVDNTAVRESQVARLKQVRASRDESAVRNALKELTDAAAQPDNRQLTTNNLLELAVTAARARATLGEISDALELVFGRYKATTRAISGIYAAEAMNDPEMKEAMRLTDEFAKQEGRRPRILVAKMGQDGHDRGAKVIATSFADIGFDVDIGPLFQTPQEVAKQAIENDVHVLGISSLAGGHKTLVPEVIKELRDTYHRSDILVVAGGVIPPNDYEFLKQAGCFDVFGPGTKIPKAAGGIIARLMKRRS from the coding sequence ATGTCCAAAGGAACCCTCTTTGCCGATTTCCCTGCGTTGGATGCCGCCGCGTGGGAAACCCTTATCCTGAAAGAGCTCAAGGGTAAAGCACCCCAGAGCATCGCCGTCACCGTTGAAAGCGGCACCGTGCTGCGCCCTTTCGCCACGGCGGAAAACGCCGCGAACACCAACGAAATGCGCCGTGGCATTAAGCGAACGGGCAACGGATGGCGCATGACCACCGACCTGCGGAAAGCACGCCCCAGCACAAACCAACTGCTGTTGGAGGACCTCATGGGCGGCGCGGATTCAGCCGTGCTTTCCGGAGCCGGTGAAGATGTCTCCAAGGACCTCGCGGATGTGCTCTTTGCCGGTGTAGACCTGCAATTCACGGATGGCACACCGGCCTTGGTGCTTTGGCTGTTGCGCGAAGCGGAACGGCAGCGCGTAAAGTCGACCGAGCTGTATTGCTGTGCTGGCCTTCCGCTGGAAGAAGACGCGCGCGCATTGCGTTCAGCGGTGGAAGCCTATCCGCACTTCCGGCTGTTCAATATCCCGGCCGCCGACCATTCCCTTCCAGCCACGAAGGCCGCCGTTCAGCAAGGCAAACAATTGATCGAGCGCCTTCTCCTACAGGGCTTCACCATTGACGATGCGGCTGCGCGGATCCAGTTCAAGCTGCCCTTGGGTGATGACCTGTTCACAGAGATAGCGCGTTTGCGGGCATTCAGGGCGACATGGGCGGAGGTGGTCTCCGGGTTCAACCCCGAGCATGCCTGCTCGCAGAACACTTGGTTGCAGGCGAAGGTGCGCTATCCCGCGGACGGCGAAGGCCACACGGATATCATCCGCGTCACGTTGCAAGCGGTAAGTGCTGTCGTAGCAGGTTGCGACGGATTGACCATTTCGCCGCCACAGATCCCCGAAGGCGAAGGGTTGGCGCGTCGTGTAGTGCGGAACATCCATCACCTATTGAAGGACGAAGGCTTTTTAGCGCGCGTGGCAGATCCGGTGGGCGGAGCGTATATCGTGGAGGAACTCACAGCAGTTTTCGCGGGCGAATTAGCCATGAGCCACAAGCCTCAAGCCACAAGCTCGACCGAAGCACAGCTTGTGGCTGATGGCTTGAAGCTTGAAGCTGAAATTCCGAACCGGGAAGAAATTCCACTAAAATCCTACTACACGGCTTCGGACACAAAAGGCATGGAACACATCCGCTTTGGCGCGGGTGCTCCACCCTACCTGCGTGGCCCCTACGCCAGCATGTACACCATCCGTCCGTGGACCATCCGGCAGTACGCAGGGTTCAGCACGGCGGAAGCGAGCAACGCCTTTTACCGTCGCAACCTTGCCGCTGGACAGATGGGATTGAGCGTCGCCTTCGATCTGGCCACGCACCGCGGATACGACAGCGACCACCCGCGCGTAACGGGCGATGTGGGCAAGGCCGGTGTGGCCATCAGCAGCGTGGAGGACATGAAGATCCTCTTCGACCAGATCCCGCTGGACAAGATGAGCGTGAGCATGACCATGAACGGCGCGGTGCTGCCCATCATGGCCTTCTTCATCGTCGCTGCGGAAGAACAAGGTGTTGCCCGGGAACTGCTGCAAGGCACCATCCAGAATGACATCCTGAAAGAGTTCATGGTGCGCAATACCTACATCTATCCGCCTGCGCCGAGCATGCGCATCGTGGGCGATATCTTCAGCTATTGCGCGAAGAAGATGCCCAAGTTCAATTGCATCAGCATCAGCGGCTACCACATGCATGAGGCCGGCGCCCCTGCAGATCTGGAGCTCGCCTACACGCTTGCTGATGGCATCGAGTATGTCCGGACCGGCATCGCGGCCGGCATGGAAGTCGATGAGTTCGCGGGAAGGCTCAGCTTCTTCTGGGGCATCGGCATGGACCTTTTTATGGAAGTGGCCAAAATGCGCGCAGGCCGAATACTCTGGGCGAAAATGCTGAAAGAGGTCGGCGCGAAAGACGCGAAGAGCCTCGCACTCCGCACGCACTGCCAGACCAGCGGATGGAGCCTCACCGCGCAGGATCCGTTCAACAACATCGCGCGCACCACCGTGGAAGCCTTGGCAGCAGTGCTCGGCGGAACGCAAAGCCTGCACACCAACTCGCTCGACGAGGCCATCGCGCTACCCACCGATTTCAGTGCCAAGATCGCCCGCGACACGCAGCTCTACTTGCAGAAAAACAGCGGCATCACACAGTTCATTGATCCGCTCGGTGGCAGCTACTACCTCGAAAGTCTCACAAATGAACTGGTACACAAAGCATGGGCACGGATCAAGGAAGTGGAAGAACTCGGCGGCATGAGCAAGGCCATCGAAACGGGCCTTCCGAAGATGCGCATCGAAGAAGCCGCCGCGAAACGCCAAGCCCGCATCGACACCGGCAAGGACCACATCATCGGCGTGAATGCCTTTGTGACGGAAGATGAAACCGAAATGGAACTGCTTGAAGTGGACAACACGGCGGTGCGGGAATCGCAGGTGGCTCGATTGAAGCAGGTCCGCGCGAGCCGGGATGAGAGCGCGGTCCGAAATGCCTTGAAGGAGCTGACGGATGCTGCCGCCCAGCCGGACAACCGACAACTGACAACCAACAACTTGCTGGAATTGGCAGTGACCGCAGCACGAGCCCGAGCCACCCTTGGTGAGATAAGCGATGCACTAGAACTCGTCTTCGGCCGATACAAAGCCACCACCCGCGCCATCAGCGGCATCTATGCAGCGGAAGCCATGAACGACCCCGAGATGAAAGAGGCCATGCGCCTCACCGATGAATTCGCCAAGCAGGAAGGCCGCCGCCCGCGCATCCTCGTGGCCAAGATGGGCCAGGACGGACACGACCGCGGCGCCAAGGTGATCGCCACCAGCTTCGCCGACATCGGCTTCGACGTGGACATCGGCCCACTTTTTCAAACCCCACAGGAAGTGGCGAAGCAGGCCATCGAGAACGATGTGCATGTGCTCGGCATCAGCAGCCTCGCGGGTGGACACAAAACACTCGTACCCGAGGTGATCAAAGAACTGCGCGACACCTACCACCGCAGCGACATCCTCGTGGTGGCCGGCGGCGTGATACCACCGAACGACTACGAATTCCTCAAGCAGGCCGGCTGCTTCGATGTATTCGGGCCGGGGACGAAGATCCCGAAGGCGGCGGGGGGGATCATAGCTCGCCTAATGAAGCGCAGGTCTTGA
- a CDS encoding transposase, with protein sequence MAAIFHKHPRLRDRDYTQGAYFVTLCTKPRRELFGRITGLGKNAMMELNDVGQIVDECWRGIPEHFPHAHLDQTQIMPDHLHAILILAPQIAPVPSTQWVDPTDAIGRARAHPNGPKRGSLGAIIGAFKSVTTKRINSATGNTGRTIWQYGYFERAIRRNGGEYGRISQYIAENPANWR encoded by the coding sequence ATGGCCGCGATCTTCCACAAACACCCGCGCCTTCGGGATCGCGATTACACGCAGGGCGCATACTTCGTGACACTATGCACCAAACCGCGCCGCGAATTATTCGGGCGGATCACGGGCTTGGGAAAGAATGCCATGATGGAATTGAACGACGTAGGCCAAATCGTGGACGAATGCTGGCGCGGGATACCGGAACATTTCCCTCACGCACATCTGGATCAAACGCAGATCATGCCGGATCATCTGCATGCGATCCTGATCCTGGCACCGCAGATCGCACCTGTACCGTCGACCCAATGGGTCGACCCTACAGATGCCATTGGCCGAGCCCGCGCGCATCCGAACGGCCCCAAACGCGGATCATTGGGCGCGATCATCGGTGCATTCAAATCCGTGACGACTAAACGCATCAATTCGGCAACCGGGAACACGGGCAGAACCATTTGGCAGTACGGCTACTTCGAACGCGCCATCCGCCGCAATGGCGGGGAATACGGACGCATTTCGCAATACATTGCGGAAAATCCGGCGAACTGGCGATGA
- a CDS encoding helix-turn-helix domain-containing protein, with translation MNNINWKVLKDEKVVMQLGKELRRMRLSSNISQAEVAKRAGLDRTTVVKLEAGRAATLLTVVQVLRAMDRLDALDGFHEEPQLTPYQVVEQQEKYLAKQRKRASRKKPTIVPPKPKSTW, from the coding sequence ATGAACAACATCAACTGGAAGGTCCTGAAGGACGAAAAAGTGGTGATGCAGCTCGGCAAAGAGCTGCGCCGCATGCGTCTGAGCAGCAACATCAGCCAGGCCGAGGTAGCCAAGCGCGCAGGCCTGGACCGCACCACCGTGGTGAAACTGGAAGCCGGTCGCGCCGCTACACTGCTCACCGTGGTGCAGGTGCTGCGCGCCATGGACCGGCTGGATGCGCTGGACGGCTTCCACGAGGAACCGCAACTAACGCCCTATCAAGTGGTGGAGCAACAGGAGAAATACTTGGCGAAGCAGCGCAAACGCGCCTCGCGCAAGAAGCCCACCATCGTTCCACCAAAACCGAAAAGCACATGGTAA
- a CDS encoding type II toxin-antitoxin system HipA family toxin: protein MVTHANVMLWGQTVGLVIWDDRLHRAQFQYDRDFANGNLNVAPVMMPLSKAKGGDAVFTFGNLRDDTFKGLPGLLADSLPDRFGNQLLNAWLQSQNRDLGTENPVERLCYLGHRGMGALEFEPAHGELQASSEALQVDELVRVARNVVQQKEAFATSRKKGDQEALLDIIQVGTSAGGARAKAIVAFNSKTGEVRSGQIDGLKDFSYCLIKFDGVTNVVLGDPKGYGRIEYAYYLMARASGIEMMPCRLLEENGRAHFLTQRFDRVVDDEGKTHRLHMATLCGIAHMDFNDPLAHSYEQAFAVMRLLSLPYPAAVELFRRMCFNVIARNCDDHTKNTSFLMDPQGDWYLAPAYDMTFAYDPKNLWLHQHQMSLNGKRSDITRADLLTVAKEMSIKKADAIIDEVVAGVKTWRKCAKKAEMDPDQVEAIKGLHLLKL from the coding sequence ATGGTAACGCATGCGAACGTGATGTTGTGGGGCCAAACTGTTGGCTTGGTGATCTGGGACGACCGCCTGCACCGTGCACAGTTCCAATACGACCGCGATTTCGCCAACGGCAACCTGAACGTGGCCCCGGTGATGATGCCGCTCTCGAAAGCGAAAGGCGGCGATGCCGTGTTCACCTTCGGGAACCTGCGTGATGACACGTTCAAAGGTCTGCCGGGGCTGCTCGCAGATAGTCTTCCGGACCGCTTTGGAAATCAGCTACTGAACGCTTGGCTCCAGAGCCAGAACCGCGATCTTGGTACGGAAAACCCGGTGGAACGCTTGTGCTACCTCGGCCATCGCGGCATGGGCGCATTGGAATTCGAGCCTGCGCATGGCGAACTTCAAGCAAGCAGCGAAGCCTTGCAGGTGGATGAGCTCGTACGTGTGGCGCGCAACGTGGTGCAGCAGAAGGAAGCCTTTGCCACCAGCCGGAAGAAGGGCGACCAGGAAGCGTTGCTGGACATCATCCAAGTGGGCACTTCGGCGGGTGGTGCGCGGGCCAAGGCGATCGTGGCTTTCAACTCGAAAACGGGCGAAGTACGGAGCGGGCAAATTGATGGCCTGAAGGATTTTTCCTACTGCCTGATCAAGTTCGATGGCGTGACCAACGTCGTGCTGGGCGACCCGAAAGGCTATGGCCGCATTGAGTATGCATACTACCTGATGGCGCGCGCCTCCGGGATCGAGATGATGCCGTGCCGCCTGCTGGAAGAAAATGGCCGAGCGCATTTTCTTACACAGCGCTTCGATCGCGTCGTGGATGATGAAGGCAAGACACACCGCCTGCACATGGCCACGCTATGCGGCATCGCGCACATGGATTTCAACGACCCGCTGGCACACAGCTATGAGCAAGCCTTCGCAGTGATGCGCTTATTGAGCCTTCCGTATCCCGCCGCTGTTGAGCTATTCCGCCGGATGTGCTTCAACGTGATCGCCCGCAACTGCGACGATCACACGAAAAACACCTCGTTCCTGATGGACCCGCAGGGCGATTGGTACTTGGCCCCGGCCTACGACATGACCTTCGCCTACGACCCGAAGAACCTTTGGCTGCACCAACACCAGATGAGCCTCAACGGCAAGCGCAGCGACATCACACGCGCGGACCTGTTAACGGTGGCCAAGGAGATGAGCATCAAGAAGGCCGACGCGATCATTGACGAAGTGGTGGCCGGTGTGAAGACGTGGAGGAAGTGCGCGAAGAAGGCGGAAATGGACCCTGATCAGGTGGAAGCGATCAAGGGCCTGCATCTGTTGAAGCTCTGA
- a CDS encoding DUF523 domain-containing protein has product MERPKHLPMPNFFMERSRPTAKKPLVVLISACLGGVHCGVDGSTNGDHTDLRSWLFRQEVRIVKFCPEDFSFGTPRMTPDSHDGNGFDVLDGNARSLAEDGTDWTDGMVKAAYAMRDLALHEGVELAVLMDMSGACGSTVTYSGSRFATDKVYQKGPGVAAAALIRAGIPVISQRDDRSLRYLRDLLDGTTTEGIERDHWEKEWYQKYFSS; this is encoded by the coding sequence ATGGAACGCCCGAAGCACCTTCCCATGCCCAACTTCTTCATGGAACGTTCCCGACCTACGGCTAAAAAGCCATTGGTGGTGCTGATCAGCGCTTGTCTGGGTGGCGTGCATTGCGGCGTGGACGGCAGCACCAACGGTGATCACACGGACCTCCGGAGCTGGCTTTTCCGGCAAGAGGTGCGCATCGTGAAATTCTGCCCGGAGGACTTTTCCTTCGGTACACCTCGCATGACACCGGACAGCCACGACGGCAATGGGTTCGATGTGCTGGACGGCAATGCACGGTCCTTGGCCGAAGACGGCACGGATTGGACCGATGGCATGGTGAAGGCCGCTTATGCGATGAGGGACCTGGCCTTGCATGAAGGTGTTGAATTGGCCGTATTGATGGATATGAGCGGCGCCTGTGGCAGCACCGTGACCTATTCCGGCTCCCGCTTTGCCACGGACAAGGTCTACCAGAAAGGTCCGGGCGTTGCCGCTGCCGCATTGATCCGGGCCGGTATTCCGGTGATCTCCCAACGGGATGACCGGTCGCTGCGATACTTGCGGGATCTATTGGACGGCACGACCACGGAAGGGATCGAGCGTGATCATTGGGAAAAGGAGTGGTACCAGAAGTATTTCAGTAGTTGA
- the panB gene encoding 3-methyl-2-oxobutanoate hydroxymethyltransferase → MSSAIKDIKRVTTHTLQDMKQKGVPIAMITAYDFSMARLLDGAGVDVILVGDSASNVMAGHETTLPITLDQMIYHAGSVVRGSSRALVVVDLPFGTYQGNSKGALNSAIRIMKESGAHAVKLEGGAEVLDSVERILTAGIPVMGHLGLTPQSIYKFGTYVVRAKEEEEADRLRRDAKLLEEAGCFALVLEKIPAKLAEEVAKSISIPVIGIGAGGGVDGQVLVMHDMLGITQEFNPRFLRRYADLNTVITEAVEHYVKDVRSSDFPSPDEQY, encoded by the coding sequence ATGAGCAGCGCGATCAAGGACATCAAACGGGTGACCACCCACACCTTGCAGGACATGAAACAGAAAGGCGTGCCGATCGCGATGATCACCGCCTACGACTTCTCCATGGCCCGCCTGCTGGACGGTGCAGGCGTGGACGTCATCCTCGTCGGTGACAGCGCCAGCAACGTGATGGCCGGCCACGAGACCACCTTACCGATCACGCTGGACCAGATGATCTATCACGCGGGCAGCGTGGTACGCGGTTCTTCGCGGGCGTTGGTGGTGGTGGACCTGCCCTTCGGCACCTACCAGGGCAACTCCAAGGGAGCGCTCAATTCGGCCATCCGGATCATGAAGGAAAGCGGTGCCCATGCGGTGAAGTTGGAAGGCGGCGCAGAAGTGTTGGACAGTGTGGAGCGTATCCTCACTGCCGGCATCCCGGTGATGGGGCATCTGGGCCTCACACCACAGAGCATCTACAAGTTCGGCACCTACGTGGTGCGCGCCAAGGAGGAAGAAGAAGCAGACCGATTGCGCCGTGATGCCAAGCTCTTGGAAGAGGCCGGTTGTTTCGCGCTGGTGCTGGAGAAGATCCCGGCCAAGCTCGCCGAGGAAGTGGCCAAGAGCATTTCGATCCCGGTGATCGGCATTGGCGCCGGCGGGGGTGTGGATGGACAGGTGTTGGTGATGCATGACATGCTGGGGATCACGCAGGAGTTCAACCCGCGCTTCCTGCGGCGCTATGCCGACCTGAACACGGTGATCACCGAGGCGGTGGAGCACTACGTGAAGGATGTGCGTTCATCGGATTTCCCCAGCCCCGATGAGCAATACTGA
- a CDS encoding RluA family pseudouridine synthase, with product MSNTEPVSFKPLFQDEFLVLVDKPPGIPVQPDRTGDVSLMQLMQAQFPGVILGSPHRLDRPVSGVTLFTLSAPALRAMDTLFREKHVEKIYLAIVEGKTASKGELDHKLSHAGGTRKAKVSEADGDSNARLRFTTRAVGERFSLLEVVPEGGAFHQIRAQLGAAGHPIKGDVKYGARRGEPDRSIALHAWRMRFIHPITGKTMDIAAPMPTRSIWPALLAL from the coding sequence ATGAGCAATACTGAGCCCGTGTCGTTCAAGCCCCTTTTCCAAGACGAATTTCTGGTGCTGGTGGACAAGCCACCAGGGATCCCCGTGCAGCCGGACCGGACCGGGGATGTTAGCCTAATGCAACTGATGCAGGCCCAGTTCCCCGGTGTGATCCTAGGTTCCCCGCATCGTTTGGACCGCCCGGTAAGCGGTGTGACCCTGTTCACATTAAGCGCCCCGGCCTTACGTGCCATGGACACGCTCTTCCGCGAAAAACACGTGGAGAAGATCTACTTGGCGATCGTGGAGGGAAAGACCGCGTCAAAAGGCGAGCTGGACCATAAGCTCAGCCACGCAGGTGGCACCCGGAAGGCGAAGGTGTCCGAAGCGGATGGCGACAGCAATGCTCGGTTACGCTTCACCACGCGTGCCGTGGGCGAACGTTTTTCACTGCTGGAGGTAGTGCCCGAGGGCGGTGCGTTCCACCAGATCCGAGCACAGTTGGGTGCTGCCGGGCATCCCATCAAAGGCGATGTGAAATACGGCGCGCGACGTGGTGAGCCCGATCGCAGCATCGCATTGCACGCGTGGCGGATGCGCTTCATTCATCCCATCACCGGCAAGACCATGGACATCGCAGCACCGATGCCCACCCGCTCGATCTGGCCCGCGCTGCTGGCATTATAG